CGGTTGAACCTGCGACACCGGCTGCGCCCGCTGCGCCGGCCACACCGGCTGCGCCGTCAGTTCCTTCCGGCAAACGTGACCTGCCCTCGGCTCCTGGCACCGGCAATACCAATGCAGGCGGCGGTACACACTCCGCCGAGCGTCCAGATTTTTCAGGATGGTCACGTGACCCTTACGCCCCAGAAAATGGGCAGTAAGCTTTTATAACTCATCAGCTCGCTGAAGCAGGTGGACGGCCAGGTTCCATCCGGCCAGCTCCGCCTGCCAGCCAGCTGCTGCGAGGCGCTGATTGACGGCCTGCTTAGAAACTCCCAATTCTTCCGCGGCCTCTACCTGTGAATAACCAGCGCGAACCAAACCAGTTGCCTCGCGCCCTTCGGGGGACCTGCGAGAGATAACGTGGTGCAGCAATGTGAATGCTGCACCAATATCCTCCGAGTAGTCCTTACCACGCGGATCGTTAGTCCGAATGCGGGTTTTTACCGTACCGGCTCTGCCTCCCTTACCGACGACTGAGCTCGATGCCAGATGCGCTTGCTCAATGTCGTCCTGAGGACAAACACCGATACCTATCGCCCAGTCACCTGCGGCCAATAGCGCCAGCACAAGCGTGGTGACTCCCACAGCATTTTCAGGAGCTGCGCGAAGCTCTTCGATACCTGCAACCTCAACAGTTCCTACGCCTTCCAGGCCGGAAAGTGCCTGCGCAGAGGCCTGAACGTGATCTGCCCTGCGAGTAGATCGACCGCGATACCTGGCAAAGACTGAGTACATACGCTCTAGTCTAGCCCCACCCCTTGACAGTTGGGCTAAGACACGTTCCTTCGCTCCGCAAACTCACAGGCAACCAACACCAGCTCGCCGAAAAACTCACGCCTAGCTCAAGAGCGCCAAGCGGTGTTTTAACGTTTCGAAGAACCGGTTACGACAGGGAACTTGGCGTCCGCAAGAAGTCCCAGCAAACCAAGCACGAGCAGAATTCCCGTGGCCACCGCAAAGCGCACGTCGAAGCCGACCAACAGCGCGTCGCCAAGCAGAACGACGGCGAGTGTGTTCGGCGCCGAACCTAGGGCAGTGGCGATGATATACGGCACGATGCGTATCGACGACAGCCCACAGGCGTAGTTGAGAAACGAAAATGGCACGCCAGCAATCATGCGCAAGCTGAGCACTGTGAGCCAGCCGCGTTGCTCCAACCGATGGTCGAGACTGAGAAGACGGCGGTTGGTCAGGTGCGTGCGAAACCAATCGCGCCCCAAAAACCGCACAATGCATAGGGAGAGAAGGGCAGAAACCGTCGTCGCAGTAATTGCCAGCAGGAAACCGAGCACTGGCCCGAAGAGGATTCCGGAAGCCAAAGTGAATACGGTGCGGGGGATTGGGAACTGAGTCAGTGCAACGTATGCGAGGAAGTAGAGGAGCGGGAACCAGTCACCGGCATCGATGGACCACTGCCGGATGGTAGCGACCGTGGGAACATCGACGTACAGCGTGACGACGACCCCCACACCTACGGCTAGCACCAGTAGAACCTTTTTGAGTGTAGGGGTAATTCGCACATCGGATACGTTCACCCATTTGAGGTTACCGGGGATTGCGGGGAAGCGTGTGACCTGCGCATTGGAGGCTCTGCGAGGAGGGCTAGTCAGCGGCTAAAGGCGTTTGCCCATTATTTCACTAGGATGGGAATCAAGGTCACTATGCCTTAGCTCGAGCACTTGACGTGCCCGTCAGCACAAAACCGAACGTAAGGGTATTGCACAAATAGCTGAAAAGTTCAGTGCATGGACACTCGGGTGAGTCTTAGCGTCTGACTAGTGGCTCTTATTGACTATTGGAGGAAGCCAACGCCTTTAGATCCCTTTCCGTCGCGGAGAATTCGGAAATTGTCGCAGCCGAATTTCCTCGGCCGTGGATTGATAGGGGCGTTGCTTAGAACATGTAAGGGAGAAGGTCTGTCGTGACTGACCGAACGACCCCCGAATCACCTTCCACGCTGCCACCAAACTTCGAGGAATTGCAGAATTCCTGGTATCAGGGCGTGGCCAAGGTATTCGCGCGGGTGCACAAGCAAGACGTTGCAGATGTACCGCTCGATATTTGGAAACGACTGATTCAGACCACCTATGACGGTGTCGATGTTCGCCCGCTCTACACCCGCGCGGACGAGCTCGCGGAAAGCCCAGCTCCGGGCCAGTTCCCATTCGTCCGTGGCGCAAAGGTCACTTCGGACAACACCAACGGTTGGGGCGTTCGGGAAACCTTCGGTCGCCAGTACCCAGGTGAGGATGCACTTGACCCAAAGGCCGTCAACGAGACTCTGCTGACTGCCCTGGAAAACGGCACCACGGACATCCGCCTGGACTTCACCGGCTCCCTCGAAGCCGCTGATGTGCCGGCTCTGCTCAACAACGTCTACGTCGACCTTGCTCCGATTGCCGTGCATGCCGGTAAGAAGACTGCGCAGGTTGCGGAAGCACTGACGTCCTACATCGAGCAGGCAAACCCGACTAATCCGGACGCCGTCGCAGTCGAGCTTTCCGCGGCTCCGCTGACCTCCGCTTTTGCCGGTATTGACGATGTTTCTCTCGACGAGGCCACGCAGCTGGCCGTCAAGGCGGCTAAGCAGCCGGGCGACGTCCGTGCCCTGCTTGTCGACGGCGTTGTTTTCTCCAACCTGGGTGCAAACAACATCCAGGAGATTGGCTACAGTCTCGCCGTTGGTGTCGCCTACTTGCGTGCGCTGACCGACGCGGGCTTGAGCGCTGAAGAAGCCCTCGGCCAGATCGCTTTCCGCTTTGCCGCTACCGACGACCAGTTCGACACCATTGCGAAGTTCCGCGCCGCTCGCGTTCTCTGGGCCCGCGTTGCTGAGGTTATCGGCGCCCCTGAAGCTGGCCGCGCTCCGATGCACGCCGTGACAGCCCCGGTCATGTTCAGCCAGCGCGATCCGTGGGTCAACATGCTGCGTGTGACTGTCGCCTCCTTCGCCGCAGGTGTCGGCGGTGCCTCCTCAGTTGAGGTTCTGCCGTTTGATTACGCAGTTGTCGGCGGCATGCCGAACGTCTCCAAGACTTTCAAGGCTCGCATCGCTCGCAACACCAACCTGTTGCTGCTGGAAGAGTCTCACCTTGGTTACGTCGCCGACCCAGCAGGTGGCTCCTACTTCGTCGAAGACCTGACCGAAGAAATGGCCGACAAGGCATGGGAGATTTTTACCGCCACTGAGGCCGGCGGCGGTTTCGCCTCCGCGGAGGCCGATATTCGCGCCGCCCTGGACGCTACCTGGGAAAAGCGCCGCGCCGACATCGCACACCGCCGCACCAAGGTCACCGCTATCAACGAGTTCCCGAACCTGGCTGAAGCCCCACTGGCTCCTGAGGCCCGCCCGGAGGGCGACCCGATTCGCCGTTGGGCCAGCGACTTCGAGGCGCTGCGCAACCGCTCCGATGACTTCCTGGCTGAAAAGGGCAACCGTCCGCTGATTGCCATGCTGCCGCTGGGTCCGCTGGCCAAGCACAACATCCGCACTGGTTTTACCTCCAACCTGCTGGCTTCCGGCGGTATCGCCGTCGCCAACCCCGGCCAGGTTGTGCCGGGCGAGGCCGGTTTCGAAGAGGCAGTGAAGGCCTCTCCGATTGTCGTGCTGTGCGCAGCCGACAGCGAGTACGAGACCTCGGGCCAGGACGCTGTCAAGGCCGCCCGCGCCGCCGGCGCTAAGGAGGTCTTGGTGGCCGGCTCCGAGAAGAGCTTCGCTAATGCCGCTGAGGACGCTCGTCCCGACGGATACCTGAACATGACCATCGATGCTGTCGCGGAGCTGTCCCGACTGCTGAACGAACTGGGAGCGTGAAGGAAGTAATGACCACCATCCCAAATTTCGCTGACATCTCCCGCAACACCGACGACGCAGCCGCTGCCACTAACAAGGCAGCTGCCGCGGAAGCTGGTGAAGTGTGGACCATTCCAGAGGGCATCGATGTCAAGCGCGTCTACGATCGCGCTGACCGCGACGCCGCTGCTGCCGAGGGCCACCCGGTAGATTCTTTCCCGGGTATCGCCCCATTCATGCGCGGGCCGTACCCGACCATGTACACCAACCAGCCGTGGACTATTCGCCAGTACGCTGGCTTCTCCACCGCAGCTGAGTCCAATGCCTTCTACCGCCGCAACCTCGCGGCCGGCCAGAAGGGCCTTTCGGTCGCTTTCGACCTGGCTACCCACCGTGGCTACGACTCGGACAACCCGCGTGTGTCCGGCGACGTCGGTATGGCCGGCGTGGCAATTGACTCGATTTACGACATGCGTGAGCTCTTCCAGGGCATTGACCTGGGCGGCGTCTCGGTGTCTATGACCATGAACGGCGCTGTGCTGCCGATTCTGGCCTTCTACATTGTCACCGCTGAAGAGCAGGGCGTTTCGACCGAGCAGCTGCGCGGTACGATCCAGAACGACATTCTCAAGGAGTTCATGGTTCGTAACACGTACATCTA
The sequence above is drawn from the Corynebacterium jeikeium genome and encodes:
- a CDS encoding DNA-binding protein, translating into MYSVFARYRGRSTRRADHVQASAQALSGLEGVGTVEVAGIEELRAAPENAVGVTTLVLALLAAGDWAIGIGVCPQDDIEQAHLASSSVVGKGGRAGTVKTRIRTNDPRGKDYSEDIGAAFTLLHHVISRRSPEGREATGLVRAGYSQVEAAEELGVSKQAVNQRLAAAGWQAELAGWNLAVHLLQRADEL
- a CDS encoding methylmalonyl-CoA mutase → MTDRTTPESPSTLPPNFEELQNSWYQGVAKVFARVHKQDVADVPLDIWKRLIQTTYDGVDVRPLYTRADELAESPAPGQFPFVRGAKVTSDNTNGWGVRETFGRQYPGEDALDPKAVNETLLTALENGTTDIRLDFTGSLEAADVPALLNNVYVDLAPIAVHAGKKTAQVAEALTSYIEQANPTNPDAVAVELSAAPLTSAFAGIDDVSLDEATQLAVKAAKQPGDVRALLVDGVVFSNLGANNIQEIGYSLAVGVAYLRALTDAGLSAEEALGQIAFRFAATDDQFDTIAKFRAARVLWARVAEVIGAPEAGRAPMHAVTAPVMFSQRDPWVNMLRVTVASFAAGVGGASSVEVLPFDYAVVGGMPNVSKTFKARIARNTNLLLLEESHLGYVADPAGGSYFVEDLTEEMADKAWEIFTATEAGGGFASAEADIRAALDATWEKRRADIAHRRTKVTAINEFPNLAEAPLAPEARPEGDPIRRWASDFEALRNRSDDFLAEKGNRPLIAMLPLGPLAKHNIRTGFTSNLLASGGIAVANPGQVVPGEAGFEEAVKASPIVVLCAADSEYETSGQDAVKAARAAGAKEVLVAGSEKSFANAAEDARPDGYLNMTIDAVAELSRLLNELGA
- a CDS encoding TVP38/TMEM64 family protein, whose protein sequence is MNVSDVRITPTLKKVLLVLAVGVGVVVTLYVDVPTVATIRQWSIDAGDWFPLLYFLAYVALTQFPIPRTVFTLASGILFGPVLGFLLAITATTVSALLSLCIVRFLGRDWFRTHLTNRRLLSLDHRLEQRGWLTVLSLRMIAGVPFSFLNYACGLSSIRIVPYIIATALGSAPNTLAVVLLGDALLVGFDVRFAVATGILLVLGLLGLLADAKFPVVTGSSKR